Proteins found in one Microcella daejeonensis genomic segment:
- a CDS encoding amidase family protein: MLDTPAQPRRGRRRRWASLVATAALALAAPLTLAAPAAAAPPEVGALTLTAPSTATVGDVVEVAIDATAAVDLFAYSLTLDYDPALLLLDTRSLVTPEGGFGALSAEAGAITITGTRLGTSPGLVGPQTLAVLRFTALTAGSTSFALTSAELVSTTSEAASPALPAAAAIEVEAAPGVTPTPTDPPAPAPAPGTGTGSGAAPAGGSQSGGGSLSATGPDTAMTTTLGALALASIIAGAVLVAGRRRRLAATVEGAEGASGASRTALRSTAALAIGAVATAGAVVSMPAPAEAAVVPAPFLMPFYTELDLTGDARVDAADLTEAVGLVGLTDGDAGWLDAALLDGDVDGAITLLDLAALSQRIIYDDGPFELVEATAIDMQAAMNAGVVTSVGITEQYLARITAYDRTLVDMATGGRALNSIITVGGETALAAAAEADAIRAEQGMISPLLGIPVAVKDNYNTVDMVTTAGCGCWDDNQTTTDATMVAGLRDAGAIVLAKASLDEFAFGFSSEFSSFQSAGTSTLVASPYLTAFTAGGSSGGTGAAIAANLAGIGFGTDTGGSIRVPATYNQLVGVRPTVGLASRAGIIPLALSQDTGGPITRTVLDAAIAMDAVVGVDPLDPVTSRQEGLVPTSYTSYLDPEALDGARIGFVASMVGTNPTTVRLWAEARAQLEAMGATVVEVPGSTEFSAVLAEPSGSTNEFQHDLDAYIADHLDPDVAARSLQGILDSGRYVPSRQNTYISRAAVTEETYQAWAGPEGTHTIALATGKQTVTGMLDGNDLDALIYPSGTPYGTQGTNMRLSPNSGMPAVTVPMGQASSTEARAGAGVNLEFLGRDFDEGALLGLAYAFEQATQHRVAPPLYGPLPE, from the coding sequence ATGCTCGACACCCCCGCCCAGCCCCGCCGAGGTCGCCGACGCCGATGGGCCTCGCTCGTCGCCACGGCGGCGCTCGCACTCGCCGCGCCGCTCACCCTCGCCGCCCCTGCCGCGGCCGCCCCGCCGGAGGTCGGCGCGCTGACCCTGACGGCGCCGTCCACCGCGACCGTCGGGGATGTCGTGGAGGTCGCGATCGACGCGACCGCCGCCGTCGACCTCTTCGCCTACTCGCTGACGCTCGACTACGACCCGGCCCTGCTGCTCCTCGACACGCGCAGCCTCGTGACGCCCGAGGGCGGCTTCGGCGCGCTGAGCGCCGAGGCCGGTGCGATCACCATCACCGGCACCCGGCTGGGCACCTCGCCCGGGCTCGTCGGGCCGCAGACGCTCGCCGTGCTGCGATTCACCGCGCTCACCGCCGGATCGACCTCGTTCGCCCTCACGAGCGCCGAGCTCGTGAGCACGACGAGCGAGGCGGCCTCCCCGGCGCTCCCCGCGGCAGCGGCCATCGAGGTCGAGGCGGCACCGGGCGTGACCCCGACTCCGACCGACCCGCCCGCACCCGCTCCGGCGCCCGGTACCGGGACGGGGAGCGGCGCGGCACCGGCTGGCGGATCGCAGAGCGGCGGCGGATCGCTCTCCGCCACGGGGCCGGATACGGCGATGACGACGACCCTCGGCGCCCTCGCGCTGGCGTCCATCATCGCCGGCGCGGTGCTCGTCGCCGGCCGACGCCGGAGGCTCGCCGCGACCGTCGAGGGGGCGGAGGGCGCGAGCGGGGCATCCCGAACCGCACTGCGCTCGACGGCGGCCCTCGCCATCGGCGCGGTCGCCACCGCGGGCGCCGTGGTGTCGATGCCCGCCCCGGCGGAGGCGGCGGTCGTTCCCGCTCCCTTCCTGATGCCCTTCTACACGGAGCTCGATCTGACGGGCGACGCGCGCGTCGACGCCGCCGATCTGACCGAGGCGGTCGGCCTCGTCGGCCTCACCGACGGCGACGCCGGCTGGCTCGACGCGGCGCTGCTCGACGGCGACGTCGACGGCGCGATCACGCTGCTCGATCTGGCCGCGCTCTCGCAGCGCATCATCTACGACGACGGCCCCTTCGAGCTCGTCGAGGCGACCGCGATCGACATGCAGGCGGCCATGAACGCCGGCGTCGTCACCTCGGTGGGGATCACCGAGCAGTACCTCGCCCGCATCACCGCGTACGACCGCACCCTCGTCGACATGGCGACGGGCGGACGCGCGCTCAACTCGATCATCACGGTCGGCGGCGAGACGGCGCTCGCCGCGGCGGCGGAGGCGGACGCCATCCGAGCGGAGCAGGGCATGATCAGCCCGCTGCTGGGGATCCCCGTCGCGGTGAAGGACAACTACAACACCGTCGACATGGTCACGACGGCCGGCTGCGGCTGCTGGGACGACAACCAGACCACGACCGACGCGACCATGGTGGCGGGCCTGCGCGACGCGGGGGCGATCGTGCTCGCGAAGGCGAGCCTGGACGAGTTCGCCTTCGGGTTCTCGTCGGAGTTCTCGTCGTTCCAGTCGGCGGGCACCTCGACCCTGGTCGCGAGCCCGTACCTGACCGCCTTCACCGCCGGCGGCTCGAGCGGCGGCACGGGAGCGGCGATCGCGGCGAACCTCGCCGGCATCGGCTTCGGCACCGACACCGGAGGCTCGATCCGCGTGCCGGCGACGTACAACCAGCTGGTGGGCGTGCGCCCGACGGTCGGTCTCGCCAGCCGCGCGGGCATCATCCCGCTCGCGCTCAGCCAGGACACCGGCGGGCCGATCACCCGCACGGTGCTCGACGCGGCCATCGCGATGGACGCCGTCGTGGGGGTCGACCCGCTCGACCCGGTCACGAGCCGACAGGAGGGGCTCGTTCCGACGTCGTACACCTCGTACCTCGACCCCGAGGCCCTCGACGGCGCCCGCATCGGATTCGTCGCCTCCATGGTCGGCACCAACCCGACCACCGTGCGGCTCTGGGCCGAGGCGCGCGCGCAGCTCGAGGCGATGGGCGCGACCGTCGTCGAGGTGCCCGGCTCGACCGAGTTCTCCGCCGTGCTCGCCGAGCCGAGCGGCAGCACGAACGAGTTCCAGCACGACCTGGACGCGTACATCGCGGACCACCTGGATCCGGACGTGGCGGCCCGCAGTCTGCAGGGCATCCTCGACAGCGGCCGGTACGTGCCCTCGCGGCAGAACACGTACATCTCGCGCGCCGCGGTCACCGAGGAGACCTACCAGGCCTGGGCCGGGCCGGAGGGCACGCACACGATCGCCCTCGCCACGGGCAAGCAGACGGTGACGGGGATGCTCGACGGGAACGATCTCGACGCGCTCATCTACCCCTCCGGCACCCCCTACGGGACGCAGGGCACGAACATGCGCCTGAGCCCGAACTCGGGGATGCCCGCCGTCACGGTGCCGATGGGCCAGGCCTCCTCGACCGAGGCGCGCGCCGGGGCCGGGGTCAACCTCGAGTTCCTCGGCCGCGACTTCGATGAGGGAGCCCTGCTGGGTCTCGCGTACGCCTTCGAGCAGGCGACGCAGCACCGCGTGGCGCCGCCGCTCTACGGGCCGCTGCCCGAGTAG
- a CDS encoding TetR/AcrR family transcriptional regulator, with amino-acid sequence MPRWSDGTRERLVEAAFALFGEQGFAATTIDQIAAHAGVTGRTFFRHFRDKEEVLFAEDDALLPQLLTAIAEPEGPQQADRLMEHALTRLAEVMEPTRPMMRQRQALIEAEVPLLGRELAKQARWQQEVAGALRQRGFERGDAELLAAIGFALFRSSLRTWLDESDSVPLADHLRQALPRARTALQQVSAH; translated from the coding sequence ATGCCCCGCTGGAGTGACGGAACCCGCGAGCGCCTCGTGGAGGCCGCCTTCGCGCTCTTCGGCGAGCAGGGCTTCGCCGCGACCACCATCGACCAGATCGCCGCGCACGCGGGCGTCACCGGGCGCACCTTCTTCCGCCACTTCCGCGACAAGGAGGAGGTGCTCTTCGCTGAGGACGACGCCCTGCTGCCGCAGCTGCTCACCGCCATCGCTGAGCCCGAAGGACCGCAGCAGGCCGACCGGCTCATGGAGCACGCCCTCACCCGCCTCGCCGAAGTCATGGAGCCGACGCGCCCGATGATGCGCCAGCGGCAGGCGCTGATCGAGGCCGAGGTGCCCCTGCTCGGGCGCGAGCTCGCGAAGCAGGCGCGCTGGCAGCAGGAGGTCGCCGGCGCCCTGCGGCAGCGCGGCTTCGAGCGGGGCGATGCCGAGCTGCTCGCCGCCATCGGGTTCGCGCTGTTCCGCTCGTCGCTCCGGACGTGGCTGGACGAGAGCGACAGCGTCCCGCTCGCCGACCACCTGCGGCAGGCGCTGCCGCGAGCGCGGACCGCGCTCCAGCAGGTCAGCGCGCACTGA
- a CDS encoding NAD(P)-dependent alcohol dehydrogenase, protein MRTVTAYAAPSATEPLVKTTIDRRDVGPKDVMIDIAYAGICHSDIHTVRGEWGEIQYPQVVGHEIVGTVTEVGAEVTKHKVGDRVGVGCMVNSCRECEYCLRGEEQYCAEGNIGTYTGVDPADGTITQGGYSQAIVVTEDFVLRVPESLDVEKVAPLLCAGITLYSPLHHWKAGPGTKVAIVGLGGLGHMGVKIAAALGAEVTVLSQTTSKKDDSMRFGATAHSATSDPETFTTLANSFDLIINTVSAKVDMGAYLGLLKVDGTLVNVGAPSEPLEVPAFALIPGRRSWAGSAIGGIRETQEMLDFCAEHGILPETELISADQINEAYERVLRSDVRYRFVIDAATLA, encoded by the coding sequence ATGCGCACCGTCACCGCCTACGCCGCTCCGTCCGCGACCGAGCCGCTCGTCAAGACCACCATCGACCGCCGCGACGTCGGGCCGAAGGACGTCATGATCGACATCGCCTACGCCGGCATCTGCCACTCCGACATCCACACCGTGCGCGGCGAGTGGGGCGAGATCCAGTACCCGCAGGTCGTCGGCCACGAGATCGTCGGCACCGTCACCGAGGTCGGCGCGGAGGTCACGAAGCACAAGGTCGGCGACCGCGTCGGCGTGGGCTGCATGGTCAACTCGTGCCGCGAGTGCGAGTACTGCCTGCGCGGCGAGGAGCAGTACTGCGCCGAGGGCAACATCGGCACCTACACGGGCGTCGACCCCGCGGACGGCACCATCACGCAGGGCGGCTACTCGCAGGCCATCGTCGTCACCGAGGACTTCGTGCTGCGCGTGCCCGAGAGCCTCGACGTCGAGAAGGTCGCCCCGCTGCTGTGCGCCGGCATCACCCTGTACTCCCCGCTGCACCACTGGAAGGCCGGCCCGGGCACGAAGGTCGCCATCGTCGGCCTCGGCGGACTGGGCCACATGGGCGTGAAGATCGCCGCCGCGCTCGGCGCCGAGGTCACCGTGCTCTCGCAGACGACCTCGAAGAAGGACGACTCGATGCGCTTCGGCGCCACCGCCCACTCCGCCACGAGCGACCCGGAGACGTTCACGACGCTGGCGAACTCGTTCGACCTCATCATCAACACCGTCTCGGCGAAGGTCGACATGGGCGCCTACCTCGGTCTGCTGAAGGTCGACGGCACCCTCGTGAACGTGGGCGCCCCCTCCGAGCCGCTCGAGGTTCCGGCGTTCGCCCTCATCCCGGGCCGTCGCAGCTGGGCCGGTTCCGCCATCGGCGGCATCCGCGAGACGCAGGAGATGCTGGACTTCTGCGCCGAGCACGGCATCCTGCCCGAGACCGAGCTCATCAGCGCCGACCAGATCAACGAGGCCTACGAGCGCGTGCTGCGCTCCGACGTGCGCTACCGCTTCGTCATCGACGCCGCCACCCTCGCCTGA
- a CDS encoding cupin domain-containing protein, with translation MPAPDDLALAIGARVREERRRRDWTLDRLAEASAVSRRMLVTVEQGAANPSIATLLRLSDALGIGLPELVAQPRSAGAQVTRAGDGALLWQGEHGGRGVLVATAPGPVIHELWHWTMQPGDRLASEPHRAGCRELLHVLDGAVVITVGDEHHELAAGDALAFSGDEPHAYACAGATPASFALTVLEPAGPAADAAASTTHAARS, from the coding sequence ATGCCCGCACCCGACGACCTCGCCCTCGCGATCGGCGCGCGCGTGCGCGAGGAGCGCCGCCGCCGCGACTGGACCCTCGACCGGCTCGCCGAGGCATCCGCCGTCAGCCGCCGGATGCTCGTCACCGTCGAGCAGGGCGCCGCGAACCCCAGCATCGCCACCCTGCTGCGACTCAGCGACGCGCTCGGCATCGGGCTGCCCGAGCTCGTCGCCCAGCCCCGGAGCGCCGGCGCCCAGGTCACCCGCGCTGGCGACGGAGCGCTGCTCTGGCAGGGCGAGCACGGCGGCCGCGGCGTCCTCGTCGCCACCGCGCCGGGCCCGGTCATCCACGAGCTCTGGCACTGGACGATGCAGCCCGGCGACCGGCTCGCGAGCGAGCCGCACCGCGCCGGCTGCCGCGAGCTGCTGCACGTGCTCGACGGCGCGGTCGTCATCACCGTCGGCGACGAGCACCACGAGCTGGCGGCGGGAGACGCGCTCGCCTTCTCCGGCGACGAGCCGCACGCCTACGCCTGCGCGGGTGCCACCCCGGCGAGCTTCGCCCTCACGGTGCTCGAACCGGCCGGTCCCGCCGCCGACGCCGCCGCCTCGACGACGCACGCCGCCCGCTCGTGA
- a CDS encoding YaeQ family protein — MAAGAVVYTFTVNLADVDRGVYEELSLRVARHPSETDAYMVTRVLAYCLEYGEGIQFSEGLSSTDEPAVVVRDATGRLTDWIEIGAPDAARLHHGSKLADRTVVYTHRDPVRVASVWAGKKIHQAERIVLRSFDPGFVEGAVAALERRSTVTLSVTEGQLYLDLNGAALSSALHEQPVG; from the coding sequence ATGGCAGCCGGCGCAGTGGTCTACACGTTCACCGTGAATCTCGCCGACGTCGATCGCGGGGTCTACGAGGAGCTGTCGCTGCGGGTCGCGCGGCACCCCTCCGAGACCGACGCGTACATGGTCACGCGAGTGCTCGCGTACTGCCTCGAGTACGGCGAGGGCATCCAGTTCAGCGAGGGCCTGTCGTCGACGGACGAGCCCGCCGTCGTCGTGCGCGACGCGACCGGGCGCCTCACCGACTGGATCGAGATCGGCGCCCCTGACGCGGCCCGACTGCACCACGGCAGCAAGCTCGCCGATCGCACCGTCGTCTACACGCACCGCGACCCCGTGCGCGTGGCCTCCGTCTGGGCGGGCAAGAAGATCCATCAGGCCGAGCGCATCGTGCTGCGCAGCTTCGACCCCGGCTTCGTCGAGGGGGCGGTGGCGGCGCTCGAGCGGCGCAGCACCGTGACGCTCTCCGTCACGGAGGGGCAGCTCTACCTCGACCTCAACGGGGCGGCGCTGAGTTCGGCGCTGCACGAGCAGCCGGTGGGCTGA
- a CDS encoding ribonuclease H family protein, which yields MTITAAADGSALGNPGPAGWAWYVDDDRWAAGGWPHATNNQGELMAVLDLFRATEHLDDDLHILCDSQYVINCITQWMPGWKRKGWRKSDGKPVLNVDLLKQLDAAIVGRRYRFEWVKGHMGHTLNEAADARARAAAEAYQRRAAVPTGPGFPGGARAGSAALVAPDRAPTLFDELDAAPAPAASAPAAASAPLALSPEQAARLEQRARAQGVSLEQALRDLI from the coding sequence ATGACGATCACAGCAGCGGCCGACGGTTCCGCACTCGGGAACCCCGGCCCCGCCGGCTGGGCCTGGTACGTCGACGACGACCGCTGGGCGGCCGGCGGCTGGCCTCACGCCACCAACAACCAGGGCGAGCTGATGGCCGTGCTCGATCTCTTCCGGGCCACCGAGCACCTCGACGACGACCTGCACATCCTGTGCGACAGCCAGTACGTCATCAACTGCATCACGCAGTGGATGCCCGGCTGGAAGCGCAAGGGGTGGCGCAAGAGCGACGGCAAGCCGGTGCTGAACGTCGATCTGCTGAAGCAGCTCGACGCCGCGATCGTCGGTCGCCGCTACCGCTTCGAGTGGGTCAAGGGCCACATGGGCCACACCCTCAACGAGGCGGCGGATGCCCGTGCTCGCGCCGCGGCGGAGGCCTACCAGCGCCGCGCGGCCGTGCCGACCGGCCCCGGGTTCCCCGGCGGCGCTCGCGCCGGCTCGGCCGCCCTCGTCGCGCCGGATCGCGCCCCCACCCTCTTCGACGAGCTCGACGCCGCACCCGCTCCGGCCGCGTCGGCACCCGCCGCGGCGTCCGCTCCCCTCGCGCTCTCGCCCGAGCAGGCCGCCCGCCTCGAGCAGCGCGCCCGCGCTCAGGGCGTCTCGCTCGAGCAGGCGCTGCGCGACCTGATCTAG
- a CDS encoding universal stress protein yields MTERIVVGLTDAPGSRRALDWAVDRAASLDGRLELVAVVGTAIGIAGEMAVIDEALRRTEGLLAQEADRVRARGVPVETRIARGSPVERLIESSAGAALLVIGSDYRGPASGPARGPHGIRISAGARCPVAVVPDVDPGERSGVVVGSDGSEVSELAIAFAASEADRFGEPLTVIGTWSPVPLPFGMRAYPDHYMENMQKLTEEELAISVAGLAQTYPDVEVRRVIERTTRPDLVINRLAAHARLAVIGSHGRGRIARFLLGSTSQQVLSRLATTTVVVR; encoded by the coding sequence ATGACGGAGAGGATCGTCGTCGGCCTGACGGACGCGCCCGGGTCTCGCCGGGCCCTGGACTGGGCCGTCGATCGAGCGGCGAGCCTGGACGGTCGACTGGAGCTCGTCGCGGTCGTCGGCACCGCGATCGGCATCGCCGGCGAGATGGCGGTGATCGACGAGGCCCTCCGCCGGACGGAGGGTCTGCTGGCGCAGGAGGCCGATCGCGTCCGTGCGCGCGGCGTGCCCGTCGAGACCCGCATCGCACGGGGCAGCCCGGTGGAGCGCCTCATCGAGTCGTCGGCGGGAGCCGCTCTGCTCGTCATCGGCAGCGACTACCGCGGGCCGGCGTCCGGGCCGGCACGCGGGCCGCACGGAATCCGCATCTCCGCGGGCGCGCGGTGCCCGGTCGCCGTCGTGCCCGACGTCGACCCGGGCGAGCGATCGGGCGTGGTGGTCGGCTCGGACGGGTCGGAGGTGTCGGAGCTCGCGATCGCGTTCGCCGCCTCGGAGGCGGACCGGTTCGGCGAACCGCTCACCGTCATCGGAACCTGGTCGCCGGTGCCGCTGCCTTTCGGGATGCGGGCCTACCCCGACCACTACATGGAGAACATGCAGAAGCTGACGGAGGAGGAGCTGGCGATCTCCGTCGCCGGACTGGCGCAGACCTACCCCGATGTCGAGGTGCGCCGCGTGATCGAGCGCACGACCAGGCCGGACCTCGTGATCAATCGGCTGGCGGCGCACGCGCGCCTCGCCGTCATCGGCTCCCACGGCCGCGGTCGCATCGCCCGCTTCCTCCTCGGCTCCACCAGTCAGCAGGTGCTCAGCCGTCTCGCCACCACGACCGTCGTCGTGCGCTGA
- a CDS encoding FHA domain-containing protein, which produces MAVTPRLEIDLRFAVQGADGGGPLAGTVSANGTHATVTLDEGMVRLPGTRSSLALARTVGAELARLGLTASLRTRHGVVGTAGAVRAPWFQRLISRSPHLRLGSLGALRALRRDGRSPDAQSITLPPPTLLPLAPTVMRGSHRRVTTTHYLPGSGRPRLIFAVASGTWDGKPPREFALLPEVTRIGSSPSADLVLPGLEAEHARIVHTDDDEYVLHLTDPRLRDGAPVLLDQPPDGRILRTGALIALGDWRLAFFREEFADHGRPFGGRVGGEFAVQKPQPERSTRSRPTLPPPPG; this is translated from the coding sequence GTGGCCGTCACTCCGCGCCTCGAGATCGATCTGCGCTTCGCCGTGCAGGGCGCCGACGGCGGTGGCCCGCTCGCCGGCACGGTCTCGGCGAACGGCACCCACGCGACGGTGACCCTCGACGAGGGCATGGTCCGGCTGCCCGGCACCCGCTCCAGCCTCGCGCTGGCGCGAACGGTCGGCGCGGAGCTCGCCCGCCTCGGGCTCACGGCCTCGCTGCGCACCCGTCACGGGGTCGTCGGCACCGCCGGCGCCGTGCGCGCCCCGTGGTTCCAGCGGCTGATCAGCAGGTCGCCGCATCTGAGGCTCGGCTCGCTGGGGGCGCTCCGCGCGCTGCGCCGCGACGGGCGCTCCCCCGATGCGCAGTCCATCACGCTCCCGCCCCCGACGCTGCTGCCCCTCGCCCCCACGGTCATGCGGGGCTCGCACCGCCGCGTCACGACGACGCACTACCTGCCCGGCTCGGGTCGGCCGAGGCTGATCTTCGCCGTGGCATCGGGCACGTGGGACGGCAAGCCTCCCCGGGAGTTCGCCCTCCTGCCGGAGGTCACGCGCATCGGCTCATCGCCCTCCGCCGACCTCGTGCTGCCGGGTCTCGAGGCGGAGCACGCGCGGATCGTCCACACCGACGACGACGAGTACGTGCTGCACCTCACCGACCCCCGGTTGCGCGACGGGGCGCCGGTGCTGCTCGATCAGCCGCCGGACGGGCGCATCCTGCGCACCGGTGCGCTCATCGCGCTGGGCGACTGGCGGCTCGCCTTCTTCCGCGAGGAGTTCGCCGACCACGGCCGCCCCTTCGGCGGTCGCGTCGGCGGCGAGTTCGCGGTGCAGAAGCCGCAGCCCGAGCGGTCGACGCGGTCGAGACCGACGCTGCCCCCGCCGCCCGGATGA
- a CDS encoding Brp/Blh family beta-carotene 15,15'-dioxygenase, giving the protein MTLAAPRARRRAPAPSAAPAGASRRPPETLVFLVAALATALAFLLAAPEPPIALQIAVIAVLATVLGLPHGALDPLIARRLGYWRGPIGFAVFNLGYGAVAVAVLGLWLLAPVPSLVLFLTVSAVHFGGDWHRASGRVARPIARTLAGAALLSMPALRDEQAVADLYAVLAGEGARQVAAVQAALGPALLIALVVVAALAARRAPHEGLELVATAALGLLAPPLMFFIVYFCTLHSARHLREGFVEEAATPRRTLALVVVAYTVIPVAGAAVFLATTGAGPSLDDRLLQVVFIGLAALTVPHMVLVALGDRAAAAHPEQSVRQHREFAGRRGRPSSPGLR; this is encoded by the coding sequence ATGACGCTCGCGGCACCCCGCGCGCGCCGGAGAGCCCCCGCGCCGAGCGCGGCCCCGGCCGGGGCATCCCGTCGCCCGCCCGAGACCCTCGTCTTCCTCGTCGCCGCCCTCGCGACGGCGCTCGCCTTCCTGCTCGCGGCGCCCGAGCCGCCGATCGCGCTGCAGATCGCCGTCATCGCCGTGCTCGCCACGGTGCTCGGGCTGCCGCACGGCGCACTCGATCCGCTCATCGCGCGCCGGCTCGGCTACTGGCGGGGGCCGATCGGCTTCGCGGTGTTCAACCTCGGCTACGGGGCCGTGGCGGTCGCCGTCCTGGGCCTGTGGCTGCTCGCGCCGGTGCCGAGCCTCGTGCTCTTCCTCACCGTCTCGGCCGTGCACTTCGGCGGCGACTGGCATCGCGCGAGCGGCCGGGTCGCCCGCCCGATCGCGCGCACCCTCGCCGGAGCCGCCCTGCTGAGCATGCCCGCCCTGCGCGACGAGCAGGCCGTCGCCGACCTCTACGCCGTGCTCGCGGGCGAGGGCGCGCGCCAGGTCGCCGCGGTGCAGGCCGCCCTCGGCCCGGCGCTGCTCATCGCGCTCGTCGTCGTCGCCGCGCTCGCCGCCCGCCGCGCGCCGCACGAGGGGCTCGAGCTCGTGGCCACGGCCGCGCTCGGCCTGCTCGCGCCGCCGCTGATGTTCTTCATCGTCTACTTCTGCACGCTGCACAGCGCACGGCACCTGCGCGAGGGCTTCGTCGAGGAGGCCGCGACCCCCCGCCGCACCCTCGCGCTCGTCGTCGTGGCCTACACCGTGATCCCGGTCGCGGGCGCCGCCGTCTTCCTCGCGACGACCGGCGCAGGCCCATCCCTCGACGACCGCCTCCTGCAGGTCGTCTTCATCGGCCTCGCGGCACTCACGGTGCCGCACATGGTGCTCGTCGCCCTCGGCGACCGGGCGGCGGCCGCGCATCCCGAGCAGTCGGTGCGGCAGCACCGCGAGTTCGCTGGGAGACGAGGGCGGCCGTCGAGCCCCGGTCTACGGTGA
- a CDS encoding EamA family transporter: MMSVQLGSALSTGLIDDVGAGGAAWLRLTAGALILLAIARPPLRRVRRSDVAPLLGLGVATGLFTVFFLAALERIPLGTAVAIEFLGPLAVAAIRSPSRAALAWPALALAGVVLMTEPWTGATDPLGVLFAALAGIGWGCYILLTQKVGDRFDGIGALTLTIPVAAATAAIIGVPQALPGLRLEHIPLAIGLALLLPVLPFALEMMALRRMTATAFGTLMALEPAFGLLLGLIVLQQQPGILQLAGIALVIAAGAGAQRRGLRAAPEEPDALSPPAARAAPNSAPPR, translated from the coding sequence ATGATGTCGGTGCAGCTCGGCTCCGCGCTCTCCACGGGCCTCATCGACGACGTCGGTGCGGGCGGTGCGGCGTGGCTGCGGCTCACCGCCGGGGCGCTCATCCTGCTCGCGATCGCCCGTCCCCCGCTGCGGCGCGTCCGCCGCAGCGACGTCGCCCCGCTGCTCGGCCTCGGCGTCGCGACGGGGCTGTTCACCGTCTTCTTCCTCGCCGCCCTCGAACGCATCCCGCTCGGCACCGCCGTCGCGATCGAGTTCCTCGGGCCGCTCGCCGTCGCCGCGATCCGCAGCCCTTCGCGGGCGGCGCTCGCCTGGCCGGCCCTCGCGCTCGCGGGCGTCGTGCTCATGACCGAGCCGTGGACGGGCGCGACCGATCCGCTCGGCGTGCTCTTCGCCGCCCTCGCCGGCATCGGCTGGGGCTGCTACATCCTGCTCACCCAGAAGGTCGGCGACCGCTTCGACGGCATCGGGGCGCTCACCCTCACCATCCCCGTGGCCGCGGCGACGGCCGCGATCATCGGGGTGCCGCAGGCGCTGCCCGGCCTGCGGCTCGAGCACATCCCGCTCGCGATCGGGCTCGCCCTGCTGCTGCCGGTGCTGCCCTTCGCGCTCGAGATGATGGCCCTGCGCCGCATGACGGCGACCGCCTTCGGCACCCTCATGGCGCTCGAGCCCGCCTTCGGTCTGCTGCTCGGCCTGATCGTGCTGCAGCAGCAGCCGGGCATCCTGCAGCTCGCCGGGATCGCGCTCGTGATCGCCGCCGGTGCCGGCGCCCAGCGGCGAGGCCTGCGGGCCGCGCCCGAGGAACCCGACGCGCTCAGCCCACCGGCTGCTCGTGCAGCGCCGAACTCAGCGCCGCCCCGTTGA
- a CDS encoding SDR family NAD(P)-dependent oxidoreductase — MTDHDITSPTVLLTGPTSGIGAGMLAELIRHPSRPRLLLLARDRAALDRALGTARAAGLESHGVAVDLADLRSVRIALEQVRGLLGRGPAARGIDVTLLNAGAQFTDRRRTGVQGWELTFTVNVIAQHLLLRGIAPVLAPAGHVVLMGSSTHRGKRASFGLVPDPIWRSPQELATAEPAPTGVERFAAEREQGGVAYATSKLALVTLSHGWAERLSAVGGRLNTYDPGLVAGTGLGKDMPGYMYWVWKHLMPAMRVLPGATSVPVTARHAVALGLGEEHPELHGGYVEIGRRTEAEAVTRDAARRRALEEWLDAATAPYLPSSPVTEASAR; from the coding sequence ATGACAGATCATGACATCACCAGTCCTACGGTGCTGCTCACCGGCCCGACGAGCGGCATCGGCGCCGGGATGCTCGCCGAACTCATCCGTCATCCCTCACGCCCCCGGCTCCTGCTGCTGGCACGCGATCGCGCGGCTCTCGATCGCGCCCTCGGCACGGCTCGCGCCGCCGGCCTCGAGTCGCACGGCGTCGCCGTCGACCTCGCCGACCTCCGCAGCGTCCGCATCGCGCTGGAGCAGGTGCGCGGCCTGCTGGGCCGCGGTCCGGCCGCACGCGGCATCGACGTCACCCTTCTCAACGCCGGCGCGCAGTTCACCGATCGTCGGCGCACCGGCGTGCAGGGCTGGGAGCTGACATTCACGGTCAACGTCATCGCCCAGCACCTCCTCCTGCGGGGCATCGCCCCCGTGCTCGCGCCGGCGGGGCACGTCGTACTCATGGGATCGTCGACCCACCGCGGCAAGCGGGCATCCTTCGGTCTCGTCCCCGACCCGATCTGGCGATCGCCGCAGGAGCTCGCGACCGCCGAGCCGGCGCCCACCGGCGTCGAGCGCTTCGCCGCTGAGCGCGAGCAGGGGGGCGTGGCGTACGCGACGAGCAAGCTCGCGCTCGTCACGCTCTCGCACGGGTGGGCCGAGCGGCTCAGTGCGGTGGGAGGGCGACTCAACACCTACGATCCGGGCCTGGTCGCCGGCACCGGGCTCGGCAAGGACATGCCGGGGTACATGTACTGGGTGTGGAAGCACCTCATGCCGGCGATGCGCGTCCTGCCCGGAGCGACCTCGGTGCCCGTGACCGCGCGGCACGCGGTGGCGCTCGGGCTCGGCGAGGAGCATCCCGAACTGCACGGCGGGTACGTCGAGATCGGTCGTCGCACCGAGGCGGAGGCCGTCACGCGCGATGCGGCGCGTCGACGGGCATTGGAGGAGTGGCTCGATGCGGCGACGGCGCCCTACCTGCCCTCGAGCCCGGTCACGGAGGCGTCGGCCCGCTAG